A genomic stretch from Kogia breviceps isolate mKogBre1 chromosome 1, mKogBre1 haplotype 1, whole genome shotgun sequence includes:
- the GJA9 gene encoding gap junction alpha-9 protein yields the protein MGDWNFLGGILEEVHVHSTMIGKMWLTVLFIFRMLVLGVAAEDVWNDEQSGFICNTEQPGCRNVCYDQAFPISLIRYWVLQVIFVSSPSLVYMGHALYQLRVLEKERQMKKAQLRGELGEVELEMPGDRRRLEQELRQLEQRKLNKAPLRGTLLCTYVIHIFTRSVVEVGFMIGQYLLYGFHLEPLFKCHGHPCPNIIDCFVSRPTEKTIFLLFMQSIATVSLFLNVLEIFHLGFKKIKRGLWGQYKLRDEHNEFCTNKSKQNLAKYQNTSANSLKRFPSAPDYSLLVEKQTHTAAYPGLNPLAFQTDSDNHSGNDDKGILDEQETLLSEMCMLSTTCGHLQNINSSNKEDTHKISGKEVNGNQLRGKREIDGKDSKRNHSSKGHCSIPGDAIDLNNHTAQSPQTAFSLPANYTWKPKWLRATWGPSAENENQALPPKGNLKGQLREGTIRTLPPSQGDFHPLDIPDTPDSLGGLSFESELVRTCSNPIACPPNHLVSLTNNLIGRRAPTDLQI from the coding sequence ATGGGGGACTGGAATTTCCTTGGAGGCATTCTGGAGGAAGTTCACGTCCACTCCACCATGATTGGAAAGATGTGGCTCACCGTCCTGTTCATATTTCGAATGCTTGTTCTGGGTGTAGCTGCTGAAGATGTCTGGAATGATGAGCAGTCTGGCTTCATCTGTAATACAGAACAACCTGGCTGCAGAAATGTATGCTATGATCAGGCCTTTCCTATCTCCCTCATTAGATACTGGGTTTTGCAGGTGATATTTGTGTCTTCACCATCCCTGGTCTACATGGGCCATGCTTTGTACCAACTGAGAGTTCTGGAGAAGGAGAGGCAGATGAAGAAAGCTCAACTGAGGGGTGAACTGGGGGAGGTAGAGCTTGAAATGCCTGGGGATCGGAGGAGACTGGAGCAAGAACTGCGTCAGCTTGAGCAAAGGAAACTGAATAAAGCTCCACTCAGAGGAACCTTGCTTTGCACTTATGTGATACACATTTTCACTCGCTCTGTGGTTGAAGTTGGGTTCATGATTGGACAGTATCTTTTATATGGATTTCATTTAGAGCCTCTATTTAAATGCCACGGCCACCCGTGTCCAAATATAATTGATTGTTTTGTCTCAAGACCCACAGAAAAGACGATATTCCTATTATTTATGCAATCCATAGCTActgtttcacttttcttaaatgttCTAGAAATATTCCATCTaggttttaaaaagattaaaagaggGCTTTGGGGACAATATAAATTGAGGGATGAACATAATGAATTTTGTACCAACAAGTCAAAACAAAACCTTGCCAAATATCAAAACACATCTGCAAATTCACTGAAACGATTCCCTTCTGCACCTGATTACAGTCTGTTAGTggaaaagcaaacacacacagcAGCGTACCCTGGTTTAAATCCACTTGCGTTTCAGACAGATTCTGATAATCACAGTGGAAATGATGACAAAGGCATTTTGGATGAACAGGAAACGCTACTTTCTGAGATGTGTATGCTTAGTACTACCTGTGGTCATCTTCAAAACATCAACTCAAGTAATAAAGAAGACACTcataaaatatctggaaaagaaGTTAATGGTAACCAGTtgaggggaaaaagagaaattgatGGCAAAGACAGCAAAAGGAACCACTCCTCTAAAGGTCACTGTTCTATTCCAGGTGATGCTATAGATCTGAACAACCACACGGCGCAGTCACCCCAAACAGCTTTCTCTCTGCCAGCTAACTACACCTGGAAACCGAAATGGCTTCGTGCTACTTGGGGTCCCTCTGCAGAAAATGAAAACCAGGCATTACCTCCTAAAGGTAACCTCAAGGGCCAGCTCAGAGAGGGCACAATCAGAACGCTTCCCCCTTCACAGGGAGACTTCCATCCACTTGACATTCCAGACACTCCTGATTCTTTGGGAGGGTTGTCCTTTGAATCCGAGTTGGTCAGAACCTGCAGTAACCCTATTGCTTGTCCTCCAAATCATTTAGTGTCGCTGACAAACAACCTCATTGGTAGGCGGGCTCCCACAGACCTTCAGATCTGA
- the MYCBP gene encoding C-Myc-binding protein has product MSTAAPSPPATVSGASYAAAAVTMAHYKAADSKREQFRRYLEKSGVLDTLTKVLVALYEEPEKPNSALDFLKHHLGAATPENPEIELLRLELAEMKEKYEAIVEENKKLKTKLAQYEPPQEEKRAE; this is encoded by the exons ATGAGCACTGCTGCTCCGAGCCCGCCCGCCACGGTCTCCGGCGCCAGCTACGCCGCTGCCGCTGTCACTATGGCCCATTACAAA GCCGCCGACTCGAAGCGCGAGCAGTTCCGGAGGTACTTGGAGAAGTCGGGGGTGCTGGACACACTGACCAAGG TTTTGGTAGCCTTATATGAAGAACCAGAGAAACCTAATAGTGCTTTGGA ttttttaaagCATCACTTAGGAGCTGCTACcccagaaaatccagaaatagagCTGCTTCGCCTAGAATtggcagaaatgaaagagaaatatgaagctattgtagaagaaaataaaaaactgaaaacaaag CTTGCTCAGTATGAACCACCTCAGGAGGAGAAGCGTGCTGAATAG